From Yersinia hibernica, a single genomic window includes:
- a CDS encoding ABC transporter ATP-binding protein → MSTLELQQISKSYQSVTVLDGIDLHITAGSRTAIVGPSGSGKTTLLRIIAGFETPDSGSVILQGNPLFDSTTQVPAHKRGIGFVPQDGALFPHFTVAGNIAYGLTGSKQDKARRVDELMEMVALDSRLAQLWPHEISGGQQQRVALARALAQRPVLMLLDEPFSALDTALRASTRKAVAELLAQANIASILVTHDQSEALSFADQVAVMRAGKLAHVGPPQELYLRPVDEPTATFLGETLILDAHIDAGWADCALGRIKVDDAKRHGQTRIMLRPEQLILTPLPAGHHYPVHCLAKVIGIDFAGFISTLTLSIIEHDQIVEIKTISREDIRIGLAVDLTIVGQAHIFAD, encoded by the coding sequence ATGAGCACGCTTGAACTGCAACAAATCAGTAAATCTTACCAATCGGTCACAGTCTTAGACGGGATTGATTTGCACATTACTGCGGGCAGCCGAACAGCGATTGTCGGGCCGTCCGGCTCAGGAAAAACCACCTTACTGCGCATTATTGCCGGTTTCGAAACCCCGGATAGCGGCTCGGTGATATTGCAAGGGAATCCGCTATTTGATAGCACAACTCAGGTGCCAGCCCATAAACGAGGGATTGGTTTCGTCCCGCAAGATGGCGCACTGTTCCCGCATTTTACGGTGGCGGGCAACATTGCTTATGGCTTGACGGGCAGCAAACAGGATAAAGCCCGGCGGGTTGATGAGTTAATGGAAATGGTGGCATTGGACAGCCGCTTAGCTCAACTTTGGCCGCATGAAATATCTGGCGGACAGCAACAGCGAGTGGCGCTCGCCAGGGCATTGGCGCAACGCCCAGTATTAATGTTATTAGATGAGCCATTTTCAGCGCTGGATACCGCCTTACGAGCATCAACCCGCAAAGCGGTAGCGGAGCTGCTGGCGCAAGCGAATATTGCCTCCATTTTAGTGACCCACGACCAAAGCGAGGCACTGTCGTTTGCCGACCAAGTCGCCGTGATGCGCGCGGGCAAACTGGCTCATGTTGGCCCGCCGCAAGAGCTCTATTTGAGGCCAGTGGATGAGCCGACCGCCACATTTTTGGGTGAAACACTGATTCTCGACGCACACATTGATGCCGGATGGGCCGATTGCGCGTTGGGTCGCATCAAGGTTGACGATGCAAAACGCCATGGTCAAACACGTATTATGCTGCGCCCCGAGCAACTGATTCTTACCCCGCTGCCCGCTGGCCACCATTATCCGGTTCACTGCTTGGCTAAGGTTATTGGCATTGATTTTGCTGGTTTTATTTCGACGCTCACTTTATCTATTATTGAACACGACCAAATCGTAGAAATCAAAACTATTAGTCGGGAAGATATCCGCATTGGCCTAGCCGTTGATTTGACGATAGTCGGCCAGGCTCATATTTTTGCTGACTAA